A window of Candidatus Pantoea floridensis contains these coding sequences:
- a CDS encoding FidL-like protein: MKIAPRPFFIASAFVTAATALISGWHFLSERQVDELSCATKAIMRFEGMQYENINANVHFNFREQGKGSLIVEGYTHSASGSLYLQRYVSFNYSSQRISPAERHYRIVQWQASASSIDESPDVIFDYFMREMSDSHDGLFLSVQKLNDKAVLIGSINSPLFVCTLKPGNKLS, encoded by the coding sequence CGCGCCGCGTCCGTTTTTTATCGCTTCTGCGTTTGTTACTGCAGCAACTGCACTCATTTCAGGTTGGCATTTTTTATCAGAGCGCCAGGTAGATGAGTTGAGTTGTGCAACCAAAGCCATTATGCGTTTTGAAGGCATGCAGTATGAGAACATCAATGCGAATGTTCATTTTAATTTTCGCGAGCAGGGTAAGGGTTCACTGATCGTTGAGGGATATACCCACTCAGCATCAGGATCGCTGTATTTACAGCGCTATGTTTCGTTCAATTATTCCAGTCAACGTATTTCGCCCGCTGAACGTCACTATCGTATTGTTCAGTGGCAAGCGAGTGCCTCCTCTATAGATGAATCTCCCGATGTGATATTCGATTACTTCATGCGTGAGATGTCCGATAGCCATGACGGCCTTTTTCTTAGCGTACAAAAGCTAAACGACAAAGCAGTACTGATCGGTTCTATCAATTCCCCTCTTTTTGTTTGCACTCTGAAACCGGGTAACAAACTCAGCTGA
- a CDS encoding BMC domain-containing protein, with protein MGDALGLIETKGLVACIEAADAMCKSANVQLIGYENVGSGLVTAMVKGDVGAVKAAVESGVESVERLGAVVTSLVIARPHNDINKIVIKHKA; from the coding sequence ATGGGAGATGCATTAGGGCTGATCGAAACCAAAGGATTAGTCGCCTGTATTGAAGCAGCAGATGCAATGTGTAAATCCGCCAATGTACAGCTGATTGGTTATGAAAATGTGGGGTCTGGTTTAGTTACCGCCATGGTGAAAGGAGATGTTGGCGCCGTGAAAGCCGCAGTGGAATCCGGTGTGGAATCTGTAGAACGGCTGGGTGCTGTAGTGACGTCGCTGGTGATTGCGCGTCCTCATAACGATATCAACAAAATTGTCATCAAACACAAAGCTTAA
- a CDS encoding BMC domain-containing protein translates to MGDALGLIETKGLVACIEAADAMCKAANVELIGYENVGSGLVTAMVKGDVGAVKAAVDSGVESAQRIGEVVTSLVIARPHNDINKIIMQYKVAE, encoded by the coding sequence ATGGGCGATGCATTAGGTCTGATTGAAACCAAAGGCTTGGTGGCCTGTATCGAAGCCGCTGATGCCATGTGTAAAGCCGCCAACGTAGAGCTGATTGGCTATGAAAATGTTGGTTCGGGGCTGGTGACGGCGATGGTCAAAGGGGATGTCGGCGCGGTGAAAGCGGCGGTGGATTCAGGGGTGGAATCTGCACAGCGTATCGGTGAAGTCGTCACCTCATTAGTCATTGCGCGTCCGCACAACGACATCAACAAAATCATTATGCAGTACAAAGTGGCTGAATAA
- a CDS encoding BMC domain-containing protein: protein MKEALGLIETKGLVACIEAADAMCKAANVELIGYENVGSGLVTAMVKGDVGAVNAAVDSGVEAAKRIGEVVTARVIARPHNDIEKIAAQHKA from the coding sequence ATGAAAGAAGCACTCGGTTTGATTGAAACCAAGGGATTGGTGGCCTGTATCGAAGCCGCCGATGCGATGTGTAAAGCCGCCAACGTAGAGCTGATTGGCTATGAAAACGTTGGGTCCGGCCTGGTGACCGCCATGGTGAAAGGCGATGTTGGCGCGGTTAATGCCGCGGTGGATTCCGGTGTTGAAGCGGCCAAACGCATTGGCGAAGTTGTGACGGCCCGCGTCATTGCGCGTCCGCATAACGACATTGAAAAAATTGCGGCGCAACACAAAGCCTGA